From the genome of Flavobacterium luteolum, one region includes:
- a CDS encoding T9SS type A sorting domain-containing protein — translation MLKNYLKLSVVAAVICLITPVNKIFAQNPVVKIDFDQSGRPKAEVNDPDYTAWVIASGNTSAYTENGVTFTITRVGNNGDALGTNWYKAGIQAPYYARLVCDGLTVKGTTANLGAQIELKISGLATGEHTLLTFFNNVDSPTTSTFSPIDISVNGNLVVDNLIPTVRATKTADAASSYLKFQATTGNDVVILIAAETSGTESVKNFIFNGFELNTPNISHQATNPDPKQNDEHVELTSTGKLLQWTVGSGAVSHNVYFGTDQTAVDNATTSSPEFKGNQALANNSYQVNGLYTGATYYWRIDEVLANGVEKGNVWRFRPAQLAFPDAEGYGRFARGGRGGKVVAVTNLNDSGPGSFREAVTNDIGPRTIVFNTSGVIQLQSRLVLSQPYVTVAGQTAPGKGICIRSAPFGVTGNDAVVQNLRVRIGAGPTYDGMGLTGADNSIIDHCSISWTIDESFSSRSGKNITLQRTLISEALNAANHQNYPAGTEHGYAATIGGDIGSFHHNLLAHCYGRNWSLGGGLDGSGAYTGRMDITNNVVYNWGGRTTDGGTKEVNFVNNYYKPGAGSKIFVAFNQQNEGVGTGMQRCYFNGNVMPGYFDENNQTLGRKASGNTVPYDNFVNTPFFPSYVTTQSAKNAYKIVLSDVGCTQPEFDDHDQRIISETLNGTYSAVGSVTGKPGFPDNEADAGGFESYPTEVRDSNWDSDQDGLPNWWENIIGTNVNSAIGDFSDANADPDLDGYTNLDKYLQWMSLPHYESPNGNKIDINIQKLSRGFTNGVSYAISNAINGNATLNTNVVAFTPASNGLCSFEFTVTDSEGGTMKRKVNVISGQSLTLGTDDSIKENKNNAFNVWPIPSKGTFSVLIESEETEVSDLKIYDLFGKELLKQKIRGNTQENIQLHSKGVFLIKVVNPQTKKTQYVKKIIVQ, via the coding sequence ATGCTGAAAAATTACTTAAAACTCTCCGTAGTAGCGGCAGTAATCTGCCTAATTACTCCGGTAAACAAAATTTTTGCCCAAAATCCGGTTGTAAAAATTGATTTTGATCAGTCAGGAAGACCTAAAGCAGAAGTAAACGACCCTGATTATACCGCTTGGGTAATCGCTTCTGGCAACACTAGCGCCTATACTGAAAATGGAGTTACATTTACCATTACTCGCGTTGGAAACAACGGAGATGCTTTAGGAACCAACTGGTATAAAGCGGGAATTCAGGCTCCTTACTATGCCAGATTGGTCTGTGACGGACTTACAGTAAAAGGCACGACCGCAAATCTAGGTGCTCAAATCGAACTTAAAATAAGCGGTTTAGCTACAGGAGAACATACATTATTAACTTTCTTCAACAACGTTGACAGCCCAACGACAAGTACCTTCAGTCCAATTGATATTTCTGTTAATGGAAATTTGGTAGTTGATAATCTAATTCCGACCGTAAGAGCTACAAAAACTGCCGATGCAGCATCTAGTTATTTAAAATTTCAAGCTACGACAGGAAACGATGTTGTAATTCTAATCGCCGCAGAAACTTCAGGAACAGAAAGTGTTAAAAACTTCATCTTTAATGGTTTTGAATTAAATACACCTAATATTTCGCATCAAGCAACAAATCCGGATCCGAAACAAAACGACGAACATGTAGAATTAACATCTACTGGGAAATTATTGCAATGGACTGTCGGTTCTGGTGCTGTTTCTCATAATGTCTATTTTGGAACAGACCAAACAGCTGTTGACAATGCTACAACATCTTCTCCAGAATTCAAAGGAAATCAAGCTCTAGCCAACAATTCTTATCAAGTAAATGGATTATATACAGGCGCAACTTATTATTGGCGTATTGACGAAGTTTTAGCAAACGGAGTTGAAAAGGGAAATGTTTGGCGTTTTCGTCCAGCCCAACTCGCTTTCCCTGATGCTGAAGGATATGGCCGTTTTGCACGTGGAGGACGTGGCGGAAAAGTAGTGGCTGTAACTAATCTCAATGACAGCGGTCCAGGAAGTTTTCGCGAAGCTGTTACAAATGATATTGGTCCAAGAACAATTGTTTTTAATACTTCTGGAGTCATTCAATTGCAATCTCGACTTGTTTTAAGCCAGCCTTACGTAACTGTAGCTGGACAAACTGCACCAGGAAAAGGAATTTGTATTCGTTCTGCTCCTTTTGGCGTGACAGGAAATGATGCCGTCGTGCAAAATCTAAGAGTTAGAATTGGCGCTGGACCAACTTATGACGGAATGGGACTTACAGGAGCTGATAATAGCATCATTGATCATTGCTCTATTAGTTGGACGATTGATGAATCTTTCAGTTCAAGATCTGGGAAAAATATAACTCTTCAAAGAACACTTATTTCTGAAGCTCTAAATGCAGCAAATCACCAAAATTACCCAGCAGGAACAGAACACGGTTATGCTGCCACAATTGGCGGCGATATAGGAAGTTTTCATCATAATCTATTAGCACATTGTTATGGTAGAAATTGGAGTCTTGGTGGCGGATTAGACGGCAGTGGCGCTTATACAGGACGAATGGATATTACCAATAATGTGGTTTACAACTGGGGAGGAAGAACAACTGACGGAGGAACAAAAGAAGTTAATTTCGTAAACAACTATTATAAACCTGGAGCTGGATCAAAAATATTCGTTGCTTTCAATCAGCAAAATGAAGGCGTTGGAACAGGAATGCAGCGATGCTATTTTAACGGAAATGTAATGCCCGGATATTTCGATGAGAACAATCAAACCCTTGGAAGAAAAGCCTCAGGCAATACAGTTCCCTACGATAACTTCGTCAATACACCATTTTTTCCTTCTTATGTAACTACCCAATCTGCAAAAAATGCATATAAAATTGTTCTTTCTGATGTTGGATGCACACAGCCTGAATTTGATGATCATGATCAGCGAATCATCTCAGAAACATTAAACGGAACATATTCTGCAGTTGGAAGCGTAACAGGAAAACCTGGATTCCCTGATAATGAAGCTGATGCTGGAGGTTTTGAAAGTTATCCAACAGAAGTTAGAGATTCAAATTGGGACTCAGATCAGGACGGACTGCCAAATTGGTGGGAAAACATCATTGGAACAAATGTAAACTCTGCAATTGGAGATTTCTCAGACGCTAACGCAGATCCTGATTTAGATGGTTATACCAATCTAGACAAATATTTACAATGGATGTCTTTGCCTCATTACGAATCTCCAAACGGAAACAAAATAGACATCAATATTCAAAAATTATCTAGAGGTTTTACAAATGGTGTTTCTTATGCAATTTCAAATGCAATAAACGGAAACGCAACTCTAAATACTAATGTTGTTGCCTTTACTCCTGCTTCAAACGGATTGTGCTCTTTTGAATTTACTGTAACCGATTCTGAAGGAGGAACTATGAAAAGAAAAGTAAACGTCATTAGCGGACAAAGTTTAACTTTGGGAACAGACGATAGTATTAAAGAAAATAAAAATAATGCTTTTAACGTTTGGCCAATTCCAAGTAAAGGAACTTTCTCAGTACTGATTGAGAGCGAAGAAACAGAAGTTTCAGATTTAAAAATCTATGATCTTTTTGGAAAAGAATTGCTAAAGCAAAAAATTAGAGGAAACACACAAGAGAATATTCAATTACACTCAAAAGGAGTTTTCTTGATTAAAGTCGTAAATCCTCAGACAAAGAAAACACAATATGTGAAGAAAATCATTGTGCAATAG
- a CDS encoding DUF6787 family protein, which yields MNRLKKRWGITSNLQAVIILIVFAITGSASAWLSKPFCVWLGITKEDFGGWFTLIRLIIIFPIYQVLLVAIGTIFGQFKFFWNFEKKMLKNMGLGFLFKD from the coding sequence ATGAACAGATTAAAAAAGCGTTGGGGAATCACCTCCAATTTACAAGCCGTAATTATACTTATCGTTTTTGCCATCACAGGATCGGCATCTGCTTGGCTGTCTAAACCTTTCTGCGTTTGGCTAGGAATTACTAAAGAAGATTTTGGAGGTTGGTTTACACTTATCCGCCTTATTATTATCTTTCCAATTTATCAGGTTTTATTGGTAGCCATCGGAACAATTTTTGGACAGTTCAAATTCTTTTGGAACTTCGAAAAGAAAATGCTTAAAAATATGGGACTTGGATTTTTATTTAAAGATTAA
- a CDS encoding DUF6146 family protein, translating to MKKCISILIVLLTIIACSSSSQKVASTDNVAAKKISDTVRIANDSLEYEVIIIDNGFSNWLVSRAYPRNYHSLQYLENKNILYVTEWNNRVLQPQRYNPNLYEMSIDYRPDIHYGYEVNYLIYNYMIYFQNTYKQKLWGYVPSR from the coding sequence ATGAAAAAATGCATTTCCATATTAATTGTTTTACTTACTATTATTGCTTGTTCTTCTTCTTCTCAGAAGGTTGCAAGTACGGATAATGTCGCCGCAAAAAAAATAAGTGATACTGTCAGAATTGCAAATGATTCTCTTGAATACGAAGTAATAATTATTGACAACGGATTTAGCAATTGGCTTGTTTCCAGAGCCTACCCTCGAAATTATCATTCATTACAATATCTTGAAAACAAAAACATTTTATATGTTACAGAATGGAATAATCGTGTTTTACAGCCACAGCGTTATAACCCAAATTTGTATGAAATGTCAATAGATTATCGTCCAGACATTCATTATGGCTACGAAGTAAATTACTTAATTTACAATTACATGATTTATTTTCAAAATACTTACAAACAAAAGCTTTGGGGTTATGTTCCATCAAGATAA
- a CDS encoding DUF937 domain-containing protein, producing MFEQLTQLVQQYGGDAVVNNSAVPNEHNEAVINETSSSIFEGLKKIVSEGNTDQIAGLFSGSSSIDSSNPVVQQIQQQLSGNLGEKFGLSSADSNGVASNLIPQILGSLVNKAKDPNDNSFQISDIINSISGNSGQASGIMDTISKYGMQFGLDQNNDGKVDVADVLVVTKSKGGIAGFIGKLFGSK from the coding sequence ATGTTTGAACAATTAACCCAATTAGTACAACAATATGGAGGTGATGCAGTTGTAAACAATTCTGCTGTTCCAAATGAACATAATGAAGCCGTAATTAACGAAACAAGCAGTTCTATTTTTGAAGGCTTAAAAAAGATTGTTTCTGAAGGAAACACAGATCAAATTGCCGGTTTATTCAGTGGAAGCTCATCTATTGATAGCAGTAATCCTGTTGTGCAACAGATTCAGCAGCAATTGAGCGGAAATCTTGGAGAAAAATTCGGATTAAGTAGTGCCGATTCAAATGGAGTTGCTTCCAACTTAATTCCGCAGATTTTAGGCTCTTTAGTAAATAAAGCAAAAGACCCAAACGATAACAGTTTTCAAATTTCAGATATTATAAACTCCATTTCAGGAAACAGCGGACAAGCTTCTGGAATAATGGATACCATTTCAAAATACGGAATGCAATTCGGCCTCGACCAAAATAACGACGGAAAAGTTGATGTTGCCGATGTTCTTGTAGTTACCAAAAGTAAAGGAGGAATTGCAGGTTTTATTGGAAAATTGTTTGGGAGTAAATAG
- a CDS encoding D-2-hydroxyacid dehydrogenase has protein sequence MKVLANDGISKSGILALEKGGFEVITTKVAQEQVANYINENNIDVILVRSATKVRKDIIDACPGIKIIGRGGVGMDNIDVDYAKSKGIHVINTPASSSESVAELVFGHLFSGVRFLHDSNRNMPLEGDSNFDGLKKAYANGTELRGKTLGIVGIGRIGQATAKMALGLGMKVIAADSFIPEVDVKVEFFDGQSITTKIVSQSLESLFKESDFITLHVPAQNGYIIGEKEFEILKDGVGIVNCARGGVIDEVALVKALDSGKVAFAGLDVFESEPKPEMAILMHSKISLTPHIGAATGEAQDRIGTELASQIITLLS, from the coding sequence ATGAAAGTATTAGCAAATGATGGAATTTCTAAAAGCGGAATTCTAGCCTTAGAAAAAGGTGGTTTTGAAGTTATCACTACAAAAGTAGCTCAAGAACAAGTAGCCAACTATATAAACGAAAACAACATCGACGTAATTTTAGTTCGTAGTGCAACTAAAGTTCGTAAAGATATTATCGATGCTTGTCCTGGTATCAAAATCATCGGACGTGGTGGTGTTGGTATGGATAATATCGATGTGGATTATGCTAAAAGCAAAGGAATCCATGTAATTAATACTCCAGCTTCATCTTCAGAATCTGTTGCTGAATTGGTTTTTGGACACTTATTTTCTGGTGTTCGTTTCTTACATGATTCTAACAGAAATATGCCTCTTGAAGGAGATTCAAACTTTGATGGTTTGAAAAAAGCTTACGCAAACGGAACTGAATTAAGAGGAAAAACTTTAGGTATTGTTGGTATTGGTCGTATCGGACAAGCTACTGCAAAAATGGCTCTTGGTTTAGGAATGAAAGTTATCGCAGCTGATAGCTTTATTCCTGAAGTTGATGTAAAAGTTGAGTTTTTTGACGGACAGTCAATTACAACTAAAATCGTTTCTCAATCTTTAGAGTCTTTATTTAAAGAATCAGATTTCATTACATTACACGTTCCTGCTCAAAACGGATACATCATTGGAGAGAAAGAATTTGAAATCTTGAAAGATGGTGTTGGAATTGTAAACTGTGCTCGTGGTGGTGTTATTGATGAAGTAGCATTAGTAAAAGCTTTAGATTCTGGAAAAGTTGCTTTTGCTGGTTTAGACGTTTTTGAAAGCGAGCCAAAACCAGAAATGGCAATCTTAATGCACTCTAAAATCTCTTTGACTCCTCATATTGGAGCTGCAACTGGAGAAGCACAAGACAGAATTGGTACAGAATTAGCATCACAGATTATTACTTTGTTAAGCTAA
- the serC gene encoding 3-phosphoserine/phosphohydroxythreonine transaminase translates to MKKHNYSAGPSILPQEVFEKASKAILNFNDSGLSILEISHRSKDFVAVMEEARSLALELLGLQGKGYQALFLQGGASTAFLMAPYNLMKENGKAAYLDSGTWATAAIKEAKLFGETVVVASSKEDNYTYVPKGYEIPADADYFHCTSNNTIFGTQMKEFPATNVPVVCDMSSDIFSRELDFSKFDLIYAGAQKNMGPAGTTLVVVKEEILGKNGKTIPSMLDYAKHIKGESMYNTPPVFAVYVSLLTLQWIKEKGGIAAVEKLNNAKAELLYAEIDRNPLFKGAAAVEDRSNMNVTFLLNNPDHTETFDALWKAANISGLPGHRSVGGYRASIYNAMPIESVQVLVDVMKALESKV, encoded by the coding sequence ATGAAAAAACACAACTACAGCGCAGGACCAAGTATTTTACCTCAGGAAGTTTTTGAGAAGGCATCAAAAGCAATTTTAAATTTTAATGATTCAGGGTTATCTATCCTTGAAATCTCGCACCGAAGCAAAGATTTCGTTGCAGTTATGGAGGAAGCTCGTTCCCTTGCTTTAGAATTATTAGGTCTTCAGGGAAAAGGTTATCAGGCTTTATTTTTACAAGGTGGTGCTAGTACAGCATTCTTAATGGCACCATACAACTTAATGAAAGAAAACGGAAAAGCTGCTTATTTAGATTCTGGAACGTGGGCAACTGCGGCGATCAAAGAAGCTAAACTTTTCGGTGAGACTGTTGTCGTAGCTTCTTCAAAAGAAGACAATTATACTTATGTTCCAAAAGGTTACGAAATTCCAGCTGATGCTGATTATTTCCACTGCACAAGTAACAATACCATCTTTGGAACTCAAATGAAAGAATTTCCAGCAACAAATGTTCCTGTTGTTTGCGATATGAGTTCTGATATTTTTTCACGTGAATTAGACTTTTCTAAATTTGACTTAATCTATGCTGGAGCTCAAAAAAATATGGGACCTGCTGGAACTACATTAGTAGTGGTTAAAGAAGAAATCTTAGGCAAAAACGGAAAAACTATTCCAAGCATGCTAGATTATGCTAAACACATTAAAGGAGAAAGTATGTACAATACTCCGCCTGTATTTGCTGTTTACGTTTCTCTTTTAACATTACAATGGATTAAAGAAAAAGGCGGAATCGCTGCTGTTGAAAAATTAAACAACGCTAAAGCTGAATTACTTTACGCTGAAATCGACAGAAACCCATTATTCAAAGGTGCGGCTGCAGTAGAAGATCGTTCTAACATGAATGTGACTTTCTTATTGAACAATCCTGATCACACTGAAACTTTTGACGCTTTATGGAAAGCTGCAAATATTTCTGGATTGCCAGGACACCGTTCTGTTGGTGGTTACAGAGCTTCTATCTACAACGCTATGCCAATCGAAAGCGTTCAGGTTTTGGTTGATGTAATGAAAGCGTTAGAATCTAAAGTTTAG
- a CDS encoding acyl-CoA reductase yields MTLETKKSVFVELGKFLSQFSEDSSSQKSDVLYNDIFFDDFNNLIHLSQSHNGWYTPEQVYFSIQSWAEALTKENIDKWLSAYKIDENNENPKTVALILAGNIPLVGFHDFLSVLITGNRALIKTSSNDQHLLPFLAKYLIAVDENFKDKITFVEGKLENFDAVIATGSNNTARYFEYYFKDKPSIIRKNRNSAAILTGKETTEELEALGEDIFRFFGLGCRNVSKLFIPKDYSFEAFFQAIFKYQDIIHYEKYANNYDYNKAVFLMSNFKLLDNGFLTLKEDSSYASPISSVFYEYYENLEELEKRLQEDTDQIQCIVSTNLIANSTAFGETQKPQLWDYADNVDTITFLLTTK; encoded by the coding sequence ATGACATTAGAAACAAAAAAAAGTGTTTTTGTTGAATTAGGAAAATTTTTAAGTCAGTTTTCTGAAGACTCTTCTTCGCAAAAATCTGACGTATTATATAATGATATCTTTTTTGATGATTTCAACAACCTGATTCATTTATCGCAATCTCATAATGGATGGTATACTCCTGAACAAGTGTATTTCTCTATACAATCTTGGGCTGAAGCTTTGACAAAAGAAAACATTGACAAATGGCTTTCGGCTTATAAAATTGATGAAAATAATGAAAATCCAAAAACCGTTGCTTTAATTTTAGCTGGAAACATTCCACTGGTTGGTTTTCATGATTTCTTATCGGTTTTAATTACAGGAAACAGAGCTTTAATCAAAACTTCGTCAAACGATCAGCATTTATTGCCATTTTTAGCTAAATATTTAATTGCTGTTGATGAAAATTTCAAAGATAAAATCACTTTCGTAGAAGGAAAACTTGAAAACTTTGATGCCGTAATTGCAACGGGAAGCAATAATACTGCTCGTTATTTTGAATATTATTTTAAAGATAAGCCTTCAATTATTCGTAAAAACAGAAATTCGGCTGCGATTTTGACTGGAAAAGAAACTACTGAAGAATTGGAAGCACTTGGAGAAGATATTTTCAGATTTTTTGGTTTAGGATGCCGAAATGTTTCTAAACTTTTTATTCCAAAAGACTACTCTTTTGAAGCATTTTTTCAGGCAATATTCAAATATCAAGATATTATTCATTATGAAAAATATGCTAATAATTATGATTATAATAAAGCTGTATTTTTAATGAGTAATTTCAAATTATTAGACAACGGATTTTTGACTTTAAAAGAAGATTCAAGTTATGCTTCGCCTATTTCGAGTGTTTTTTACGAATATTATGAAAATCTTGAAGAATTAGAAAAACGCCTTCAGGAAGACACAGATCAAATTCAATGTATTGTTAGCACTAATTTAATTGCAAATAGTACAGCATTTGGCGAAACCCAAAAACCGCAATTGTGGGATTACGCAGACAATGTCGATACTATAACGTTTTTGTTAACAACAAAGTAA
- a CDS encoding 4Fe-4S dicluster domain-containing protein: MAIIITDECINCGACEPECPNTAIYEGADDWRYKDGTSLSGKIVLPDGTEVDADDAQTPISDEIYYIVPGKCTECKGFHDEPQCAAVCPVDCCVPDDNHVEDEETLLERQAFLHNE; encoded by the coding sequence ATGGCAATTATTATAACTGACGAATGCATCAATTGTGGGGCTTGCGAACCAGAGTGCCCAAATACAGCAATATATGAAGGAGCAGATGATTGGAGATATAAAGACGGGACAAGTCTTTCTGGAAAAATAGTTTTACCTGACGGAACTGAAGTTGACGCTGATGATGCGCAAACTCCAATTTCTGATGAAATTTATTATATCGTACCAGGAAAATGTACAGAATGTAAAGGTTTTCACGATGAGCCGCAGTGTGCTGCTGTTTGCCCTGTTGACTGTTGTGTACCTGATGACAATCACGTTGAAGACGAAGAAACTTTATTAGAAAGACAAGCTTTTTTACATAACGAGTAA
- the ychF gene encoding redox-regulated ATPase YchF — MKAGIVGLPNVGKSTLFNCLSNAKAQSANFPFCTIEPNIGVVNVPDPRINKLEELVKPERVQMATVDIVDIAGLVKGASKGEGLGNQFLGNIRECNAIIHVLRCFDNDNIVHVDGNVNPIRDKETIDIELQLKDLETVEKRLEKVKRAAKTGNKEAQAEEALLNRIREALLQAKSARTIVPQNNDEEVLMEAFQLITAKPVLYVCNVDESSAVNGNKYVDQVRELVKDEEAEVIVLSVGAEADITELESYEERQVFLEDMGLEEPGASVLIRAAYKLLKQQTYFTAGVKEVRAWTINIGATAPQAAGVIHTDFEKGFIRAEVISYDDYVHYGSEAKAKEAGKFRVEGKEYIVKDGDVMHFRFNV; from the coding sequence ATGAAAGCAGGAATTGTAGGATTGCCAAATGTTGGAAAATCAACATTATTTAATTGTTTATCTAATGCAAAAGCGCAGAGTGCAAACTTTCCGTTTTGTACTATCGAACCTAATATTGGTGTTGTAAACGTTCCAGATCCAAGAATCAATAAATTGGAAGAATTGGTAAAACCAGAGCGCGTTCAAATGGCAACTGTAGATATCGTAGATATTGCAGGTTTGGTAAAAGGAGCAAGTAAAGGTGAAGGTCTTGGAAACCAGTTTTTAGGAAACATTAGAGAGTGTAATGCTATTATTCACGTTTTGCGTTGTTTTGACAATGATAATATTGTACATGTTGACGGAAACGTAAATCCAATTCGTGACAAAGAAACTATCGATATTGAGTTGCAGTTAAAAGATCTAGAAACTGTTGAAAAGCGTTTAGAAAAAGTAAAACGTGCTGCAAAAACAGGAAATAAAGAAGCTCAGGCAGAAGAAGCTTTATTGAACAGAATTAGAGAAGCTCTTTTGCAGGCAAAATCTGCAAGAACAATTGTTCCTCAAAACAACGATGAAGAAGTTTTGATGGAAGCTTTCCAATTAATTACAGCAAAACCAGTTTTATATGTTTGTAATGTTGACGAAAGTTCTGCTGTGAACGGAAACAAATATGTTGATCAAGTTCGTGAATTAGTAAAAGATGAGGAGGCTGAAGTTATTGTACTTTCAGTAGGAGCAGAGGCAGATATCACAGAATTAGAAAGCTACGAAGAGCGTCAGGTGTTCTTAGAAGATATGGGATTAGAAGAGCCAGGAGCATCAGTTTTAATTCGTGCGGCTTACAAACTATTAAAACAGCAAACTTACTTCACAGCTGGTGTAAAAGAAGTTCGCGCTTGGACAATCAATATTGGAGCAACTGCACCACAAGCAGCTGGAGTTATCCATACCGATTTTGAAAAAGGATTTATCCGTGCAGAGGTAATTTCATATGACGATTACGTTCATTATGGTTCTGAAGCAAAAGCAAAAGAAGCAGGAAAATTCAGAGTTGAAGGAAAAGAATATATCGTAAAAGATGGTGATGTAATGCATTTCCGTTTTAACGTTTAG
- a CDS encoding TIGR02117 family protein, which produces MLKKSFKILGWTLFGIFSFLALYISSVLIISKITVNSDIAKVEEQDAIPIYILSNGVHTDIVVPIKNEIKDWRNEIQFSQTQSKDSLMNYIAFGWGDKGFYLETPEWADLKASTAFKAAFGISSSAVHATFFKQLREGDDCKRILVSKENYQNLVNYISNSFSDSIHPEWIQGHSYGKKDAFYEAKGSYSLFYTCNTWANNALKAANQKASLWTVYDKGIFCHYK; this is translated from the coding sequence ATGCTAAAAAAATCATTCAAAATTCTAGGCTGGACGCTTTTCGGAATTTTCAGTTTTCTTGCTCTGTACATTTCTTCTGTTTTAATTATTTCAAAAATTACAGTCAATTCAGATATTGCAAAAGTCGAAGAGCAAGATGCCATTCCCATTTACATTCTTTCAAACGGAGTCCATACTGATATTGTTGTTCCGATAAAAAATGAAATCAAAGACTGGCGAAACGAAATTCAATTCAGCCAAACCCAATCAAAAGATTCGTTGATGAATTATATCGCATTTGGTTGGGGTGATAAAGGTTTTTATCTTGAAACTCCAGAATGGGCAGATTTAAAAGCGAGCACAGCTTTTAAAGCCGCTTTCGGAATCAGTTCATCTGCTGTACATGCTACATTTTTTAAGCAGTTAAGAGAAGGGGATGATTGTAAACGTATTTTAGTTTCTAAAGAGAATTATCAAAATTTAGTTAATTACATCTCTAATAGTTTTAGCGATTCAATTCATCCAGAATGGATTCAAGGTCACAGTTACGGAAAAAAAGATGCTTTTTATGAAGCTAAAGGAAGTTATAGCCTTTTTTATACTTGCAATACTTGGGCAAATAATGCTTTAAAAGCAGCGAACCAAAAAGCAAGCTTATGGACGGTTTATGATAAAGGGATTTTCTGTCATT